The proteins below come from a single uncultured Dethiosulfovibrio sp. genomic window:
- a CDS encoding FapA family protein encodes MEQCLELERSEGFVLYREGDSLAMEVLSPPVGVLDLLSALRRHADPDGIDLEKVRYLASSGGRAEIGYVAGDGVTDRASVKIVDDGNRCLLTLPKGFDDLDKVEGLLASKGVVQGLNMDEVRKAVLESAAGNDVVSRTVACGVPPVNGEDGWVEYLKERASGKPMTDETGEVDFYSLDLIVLVKKGEVLAIRHDPVEPMEGSTVTGKPVPGRKGKSPRVVYGSGIEFVDGRMIASMDGQVVWRGEKMFVEPLLEIKGNVGPETGNIRYHGTVLVHGDVSDGYNVDAEGDVEVRGCVERAHIKSGGNISIRYGVAGKEVAVIEAKGDVLAKFIQEAEVKCSALKVNEYILRAKISAKKGVMVEGRKGVVMSSRIEASSYVNVRSVRMMKQEDSSIAISGVSRAELFARYKRLLAEDEKDSDRMLVLSASIRTLSEKGLYKQATTRLAEFVSLEEAQAERSAVISEIRETLKNLKGDATLNLIGQSSGSLPVRLKGVSCRVESGARWMTMFYDPDSDQVRVVGRG; translated from the coding sequence ATGGAGCAGTGCCTTGAACTGGAAAGATCGGAGGGTTTTGTCCTTTACAGAGAAGGGGATTCTCTCGCTATGGAGGTCTTGTCACCTCCGGTAGGGGTTCTTGATCTTCTTTCCGCTCTCCGTCGACACGCTGACCCAGACGGTATAGACCTGGAGAAGGTCCGTTACCTGGCGTCGTCAGGTGGTAGGGCGGAAATAGGCTACGTCGCTGGAGACGGTGTTACCGATAGGGCGTCTGTAAAGATTGTCGACGATGGAAACAGGTGTCTTTTGACGTTACCTAAAGGCTTTGACGATCTGGATAAAGTGGAAGGTCTTTTGGCCTCTAAAGGGGTAGTTCAGGGTTTAAATATGGACGAGGTCAGAAAGGCGGTCTTGGAAAGTGCCGCTGGAAACGACGTCGTCAGCAGGACAGTGGCCTGCGGCGTTCCACCGGTCAACGGTGAGGACGGATGGGTAGAGTATCTCAAGGAACGGGCATCCGGTAAGCCTATGACCGATGAGACTGGGGAGGTAGACTTCTACTCCCTTGATCTGATAGTCCTGGTAAAAAAAGGCGAGGTACTGGCCATCCGTCACGACCCAGTCGAGCCTATGGAGGGCTCCACCGTAACAGGTAAGCCGGTTCCCGGGCGGAAAGGTAAATCTCCTCGTGTCGTCTACGGCAGCGGGATAGAGTTTGTGGACGGTAGGATGATAGCCTCTATGGATGGCCAGGTTGTATGGCGAGGGGAAAAGATGTTCGTCGAACCTCTTTTGGAGATAAAAGGCAACGTTGGGCCGGAGACGGGGAACATAAGGTATCACGGAACGGTTCTGGTTCACGGAGATGTCTCCGATGGTTACAACGTAGACGCCGAAGGTGACGTAGAGGTCAGAGGCTGTGTTGAGAGGGCCCATATAAAAAGCGGCGGGAATATATCCATCCGCTACGGTGTCGCGGGCAAAGAGGTTGCGGTCATAGAGGCTAAAGGCGACGTCCTCGCTAAGTTCATTCAGGAGGCGGAGGTCAAATGCTCTGCGCTGAAGGTGAACGAATATATACTCAGGGCCAAGATCTCCGCTAAAAAAGGGGTTATGGTCGAGGGTCGCAAGGGTGTGGTCATGTCCTCCCGGATCGAGGCATCCTCTTACGTCAACGTCAGAAGCGTCAGGATGATGAAACAGGAGGATTCCTCCATAGCCATATCGGGGGTCTCGAGGGCGGAGCTATTCGCAAGATATAAAAGACTTTTAGCGGAGGACGAGAAGGATTCGGATCGAATGCTCGTCCTATCGGCTTCCATAAGAACCCTCTCGGAAAAAGGGCTTTACAAACAGGCCACGACTCGCCTTGCGGAGTTCGTTTCCCTGGAGGAGGCTCAGGCGGAGAGGTCGGCGGTCATATCGGAGATCCGAGAGACCCTCAAAAACCTCAAAGGCGACGCGACGCTAAACCTAATAGGGCAATCCTCTGGGAGTCTCCCGGTTCGCCTAAAAGGCGTTTCCTGTAGGGTTGAGAGCGGAGCCAGGTGGATGACCATGTTTTACGACCCCGACTCAGATCAGGTTCGGGTAGTGGGAAGGGGGTAG
- a CDS encoding amino acid racemase, whose amino-acid sequence MEGKVRVPGKILGVYGGLGPAASAEFMRLLAERAPAEVDQEHPVVYVYSNPQIPDRSSAIMGQGPSPEGDLRTGLMTLCSWGADILAVPCNTAHFFIDRFRNELPVPLIHIVEATVEEARIASPDGAWLIATGGTMCCGIYQRQSQRVRYDLFEPSQEVMGSVTEAIAAVKGGNLALSGGIMAHVVEQLRGIRDLPLLGACTELPLAYAASGLPSDGMISSLDALTKRCISALYS is encoded by the coding sequence TTGGAGGGTAAAGTCAGGGTTCCAGGCAAGATATTAGGTGTTTACGGCGGATTAGGTCCCGCTGCGTCCGCTGAGTTTATGAGGTTACTGGCGGAAAGGGCCCCTGCTGAGGTGGATCAAGAGCATCCGGTGGTTTACGTCTACTCTAATCCTCAGATTCCCGACAGGAGCTCCGCTATCATGGGGCAAGGGCCAAGCCCAGAGGGGGACCTTCGGACCGGTCTGATGACCCTTTGCTCCTGGGGAGCGGATATTTTAGCCGTACCCTGCAATACGGCACATTTTTTTATAGATCGCTTCAGGAACGAATTGCCGGTCCCTCTGATACATATAGTGGAGGCAACGGTAGAGGAGGCTAGAATCGCCAGCCCTGATGGGGCGTGGCTGATAGCTACAGGGGGAACCATGTGCTGCGGAATCTATCAGAGGCAAAGCCAGAGGGTTCGGTACGACCTCTTCGAGCCCTCTCAGGAGGTTATGGGGAGCGTCACCGAGGCTATTGCCGCGGTGAAGGGAGGCAATCTTGCCCTATCCGGTGGTATTATGGCCCATGTCGTGGAGCAATTGAGGGGTATCAGGGATCTTCCTCTATTGGGGGCTTGCACCGAGCTTCCCCTCGCTTACGCTGCCTCAGGTCTCCCATCCGACGGAATGATCTCAAGCCTGGACGCCCTGACAAAGAGGTGTATTTCCGCTCTGTATTCCTAG
- a CDS encoding amidohydrolase family protein translates to MVTDVHVHVYPEDLVRDQKSISLIEPHFDLLTHNKVHKWGTAEDLIKRMDETAVDESWIFGFAFKDMGLCRLCNDYVIEAVKRWPDRLKGMAVVPPLHPEAEGEIARCHEAGLIGVGELFPQGQGLDLDDARQTWRMVGACHERDMIILIHTAEPVGHDYDGKGNVGPREAAEFCINHPEAKVIFAHWGGGLWLYESMPEMKKILANARYDTAAWPWLYGPEVLNAVFSLGVGHKILYGSDWPILGYDRYLKLLGQTSLSESEISMVTGENARSFLQQTC, encoded by the coding sequence TTGGTTACAGATGTTCACGTACACGTTTATCCCGAGGATCTCGTGAGGGATCAGAAATCAATCTCCCTGATAGAGCCCCATTTCGACCTTCTTACCCACAACAAGGTCCATAAGTGGGGAACTGCGGAGGACCTTATAAAGAGGATGGATGAAACCGCCGTCGATGAGAGCTGGATATTCGGATTTGCTTTTAAGGACATGGGCTTATGCCGTCTCTGCAACGATTATGTCATAGAGGCGGTCAAAAGATGGCCCGACAGATTGAAGGGAATGGCGGTAGTGCCCCCCCTCCACCCCGAGGCGGAAGGGGAGATCGCCCGGTGTCATGAAGCGGGGCTTATAGGTGTGGGAGAGCTTTTCCCCCAGGGTCAGGGACTGGATCTGGATGATGCCAGGCAGACCTGGAGGATGGTCGGAGCCTGTCACGAGAGGGACATGATAATACTCATCCACACCGCCGAGCCTGTGGGCCACGACTACGATGGCAAGGGCAACGTTGGGCCTAGGGAAGCTGCCGAGTTTTGTATAAACCACCCAGAGGCCAAGGTTATCTTCGCCCACTGGGGAGGGGGGCTTTGGCTCTACGAGTCCATGCCGGAGATGAAAAAGATACTGGCCAACGCAAGGTACGACACCGCCGCTTGGCCATGGCTCTACGGGCCGGAGGTCCTGAACGCCGTCTTTTCCCTTGGGGTTGGACACAAGATCCTATATGGATCGGACTGGCCGATACTGGGATATGACAGGTATCTTAAGCTACTGGGGCAGACCTCCCTGTCCGAGTCGGAGATATCCATGGTCACAGGGGAAAACGCCCGCTCCTTTCTGCAACAGACCTGTTGA
- a CDS encoding rhodanese-like domain-containing protein: MSELRKAVDQFWSDLKDGRNNIISCEQLNQAIEKNCPLYLLDIRKPEDYAEKHIDGAINVPWVEVGDYLDDFPKDEKIIVICYTGQTAGQTVALFRLLGFDACSLKGGMSCDQAFLPLKASCAS; encoded by the coding sequence GTGAGCGAACTAAGAAAAGCTGTGGATCAATTCTGGAGCGATCTTAAAGACGGCCGTAACAACATTATCAGCTGTGAGCAGTTGAATCAGGCGATCGAGAAGAACTGTCCTCTATACCTTCTGGACATCAGAAAGCCGGAGGACTACGCCGAGAAGCATATAGACGGTGCTATCAACGTCCCTTGGGTGGAGGTAGGGGACTACCTTGACGATTTTCCAAAGGACGAAAAGATCATCGTCATCTGCTACACCGGTCAGACCGCAGGCCAGACCGTGGCACTGTTCAGGCTCCTAGGGTTTGACGCCTGCTCCCTAAAGGGCGGAATGAGCTGTGATCAGGCGTTTTTGCCTCTCAAGGCGTCCTGCGCATCCTGA